From the Lepidochelys kempii isolate rLepKem1 chromosome 2, rLepKem1.hap2, whole genome shotgun sequence genome, one window contains:
- the LOC140907945 gene encoding uncharacterized protein, which yields MAKSAARLQLELAKFQAEERQREHERQIELMRLEKEVQEAAHKREMEARKHVEEEKEKERKHVEEVERIKAQQNIPTNPSNPSPGTTSHPRKFPTYKAGDDTEAFLENFKRACLGYNISTDQYIVELRPQLSGPLAEVAAEMPKEHMNKYELFKSKARVRMGITPEQSHRRFRALRWKPDMSFTRHAYHIVKHWEAWISGASVESPVNLPFLMQMEQFLEGVPEEIERYILDGKPKTVIEAGEIGARWVEVAEKKKTGRSWSGDQKGPPQTTPYYRGPPKAPPTSQRTLQTPYRPTTPFSSNPPRPSDPSAGRCFKCNELGHVKANCPKNPNRLQFIAPESHQRSTGPDTSQIPLERRETAISTLKMLQWQHGSTSM from the coding sequence atggcaaaatccgcagctcgactacagctcgaattagccaaatttcaggctgaggaaagacaaagggaacatgaaagacagatagaactcatgcggctggagaaggaggtacaggaggctgcccacaagagggaaatggaggcaaggaagcatgtggaggaggagaaggaaaaagagaggaagcatgtggaggaggtggagaggataaaggcccagcagaatataccaacaaaccctagcaatccttctccaggtaccacttcccatcccagaaagttccccacctacaaggcaggtgatgatactgaggccttcttagaaaacttcaaaagggcctgccttgggtacaacatctctactgaccaatacatagtagagctgaggccgcagctcagtggacccttagctgaggtggcagctgaaatgcctaaagaacacatgaacaagtatgaactgtttaaatccaaggcgagagtcagaatggggataacacccgagcagtctcatcggaggttcagagccctaaggtggaaaccagacatgtcatttacccgacatgcctaccacattgtgaaacattgggaggcctggatatcaggagcaagtgttgaatctccagtaaatttgcccttcctaatgcaaatggaacaattcttagagggtgttcctgaggaaatagaaagatacatcctagatgggaaacccaaaactgtaattgaggcaggagagattggagccagatgggtggaggtggcagagaagaagaaaactggtcgcagttggagcggagaccagaagggaccaccccagaccacaccctattaccgggggccgcccaaagccccacctacctcccaaagaaccctccagaccccttatcgtcccaccaccccgttctccagcaaccctcctcgccccagtgacccgtcagctggacgatgttttaagtgtaacgagctggggcatgtaaaggccaactgccccaagaaccccaacagattacagttcattgcaccggaatcacaccagaggtccacaggcccagatacctcccagatacccttggagcggagggaaact